A window of the Gossypium hirsutum isolate 1008001.06 chromosome A03, Gossypium_hirsutum_v2.1, whole genome shotgun sequence genome harbors these coding sequences:
- the LOC107886344 gene encoding uncharacterized protein, translated as MVEVAGGEGTRRRLPPWMQGKASIPSSDRDKSDKVQEVGDEFISGNFKPKKQSKKASEPIEKGETKRRKRKICQQDAPCDNETASPVKMSIGLREKQVQEPSHRQRNKINVRLRRGKDSKTPSPVEDDEEELSPEDLLSIAKEFVKADKDIGLQELSTGDCEFGKQLSTIASPKAKSESSLIAIDGNRKSPVDETTYDLTESPKDDKHLINTSRTGDPAHDMLDLFLGPLLKKPVDEKRTEFLRRDLTFSKELGKGSQNDVKEETVPLTKKKCTLRDKVAMLLD; from the exons atGGTTGAAGTTGCTGGTGGTGAGGGAACTCGACGGCGATTGCCGCCATGGATGCAAGGTAAAGCAAGTATACCTAGCAGCGACCGGGATAAGAGTGATAAAGTCCAAGAGGTTGGAGATGAATTTATCTCGGGAAATTTTAAGCCCAAAAAACAGTCTAAAAAAGCTTCCGAGCCTATTGAAAAAGGTGAAACCAAGAGGAGGAAAAGGAAAATTTGTCAACAAGACGCACCATGTGATAATGAAACTGCTTCCCCGGTGAAAATGAGTATTGGTCTTCGGGAAAAACAAGTTCAGGAACCTTCTCATCggcaaagaaacaaaataaatgtTAGATTGAGAAGAGGAAAAGATAGTAAAACCCCATCTCCGGTTGAGGATGATGAGGAAGAACTGAGTCCAGAAGATTTGTTGAGCATCGCTAAAGAG TTTGTCAAAGCTGATAAAGACATAGGGCTGCAAGAGTTATCAACTGGGGATTGTGAATTTGGAAAGCAATTATCAACTATAGCCTCTCCGAAAGCCAAGTCAGAAAGTTCTCTTATTGCCATTGATGGTAACCGAAAATCGCCTGTTGATGAAACAACTTATGATTTAACTGAAAGTCCGAAAGATGACAAACATTTGATCAATACCAGCAGAACAGGAGATCCTGCTCACGACATGCTGGATCTGTTTTTAGGTCCTTTATTAAAGAAACCTGTGGATGAGAAGAGGACCGAATTCTTAAGGAGGGATCTGACATTTTCCAAGGAATTAGGAAAGGGAAGTCAGAATGATGTTAAAGAAGAAACAGTCCCTTTGACAAAGAAGAAGTGCACACTCAGGGATAAGGTAGCAATGCTACTCGATTAA
- the LOC107886345 gene encoding gibberellin 2-beta-dioxygenase 6 gives MHLTSRKYIFISIAMTNSDPPLLNHYGAIFSSHSPQLDVTKNRLVIEECQLPLIDLSGLSNHDETVRRACVAAICGASSEWGFFQVLNHGISPQLVEKMRSEQVKLFKIPFERKASCGLLNNSYRWGSPRSTCPKQFSWSEAFHIPLTKVSDEACYGEFISLRAVMIEFAAAMSKLAGFLGSVLTANLGHGKEVIKNLCDEGTCFLRLNHYAACPISPEILGLVRHIDSDFLTILCQDQVGGLQLMKDSKWVTVKPNRDALIVNIGDLFQAWSNGVYKSVEHKVVTNAKMERYSIAYFLCPSYDSSIGSFKEPSIYRKFTFREYRDQVQEDVRKTGYKVGLPRFLVSGRGDLITGNME, from the exons ATGCACCTCACCTCTAGGAAGTATATTTTCATTTCTATAGCAATGACCAACTCAGACCCACCTCTCCTTAACCATTATGGAGCAATTTTTTCAAGCCACTCACCTCAACTCGATGTCACTAAAAACAGACTTGTCATCGAAGAATGCCAACTTCCTTTGATTGACTTGAGTGGTCTAAGCAATCACGACGAAACGGTTCGCCGAGCTTGTGTTGCAGCCATATGCGGCGCATCATCAGAATGGGGATTTTTCCAAGTGTTGAACCATGGGATTAGCCCTCAACTAGTTGAGAAAATGAGAAGTGAACAAGTGAAGTTGTTCAAAATACCCTTTGAAAGGAAAGCTAGTTGTGGACTTTTGAATAATTCTTACAGATGGGGAAGTCCGAGGTCTACCTGTCCTAAACAGTTCTCATGGTCTGAGGCTTTCCATATCCCTCTTACCAAGGTTTCAGATGAAGCTTGTTATGGAGAGTTTATATCTTTAAG GGCAGTGATGATAGAATTTGCAGCTGCCATGTCGAAACTTGCAGGATTTCTAGGAAGCGTTTTGACAGCGAATTTGGGACATGGAAAGGAAGTGATCAAGAATTTATGCGACGAAGGCACCTGCTTCCTTCGCCTGAATCACTACGCGGCCTGTCCGATATCTCCGGAGATTTTGGGTTTAGTGCGCCACATCGATAGTGATTTCCTCACAATTCTATGTCAAGATCAGGTAGGAGGACTTCAACTCATGAAGGACTCCAAGTGGGTAACTGTCAAACCTAACCGAGATGCTCTTATAGTCAACATTGGCGACCTCTTCCAG GCATGGAGCAATGGTGTTTACAAAAGCGTGGAGCATAAGGTGGTGACTAATGCAAAGATGGAGAGATACTCCATAGCTTATTTCCTGTGCCCCTCTTACGATTCTTCGATTGGGAGCTTCAAAGAACCTTCAATCTACAGAAAATTTACTTTCAGGGAATATAGAGACCAAGTTCAAGAAGATGTAAGAAAAACCGGCTACAAGGTTGGCCTTCCACGGTTTCTAGTTAGTGGGAGAGGGGATTTAATTACAGGAAACATGGAGTAA